Proteins from one Gimesia maris genomic window:
- a CDS encoding amidohydrolase family protein, which yields MNHPGCEFNRREFLTTSATVGFAATFGLNTTQSAKNKTPDLKIIDTNVSLFQWPFRKLPLDDTQTLVKKLQVLGMEQAWAGSYEGILHRDISSVNQRLTDECRRYPQLIPIGSINPTLPDWEHDLQQCSQKHQMPGIRLHPNYHGYTLTDPRLLALLQQATAAGLFVQLAVSLEDIRTQHQSLQVADVDLTLLPELAANVPGLRLQLLNAKLRPDLINKLSQAPGIFFDTARIESTDGVPELVKRLPAGRVLFGTHAPFLIPEAALVRVSESSILNTEELKFVLADNATQFFSASKANQKQPDRIRVKTDDSKTTTSPPQTVGLPASKVLKDYRIWDSYFTPAHSHPGRDGSSSLIAEIERAMPAIKAGKFEKLCYFPHVGIGTTTDRDLEQTLQAHPELVEGPLKRWPDLLLGMIQLNANNVPGSLDALNRWLQDGPMRGVYFPGGGPAALTCTHRNFAPLIERIADLNGVIMQHTWFITGGKKSTGMSTPSELAVLAERFPQQKFICAHSGGEWERGIRAVRDSENILVETSGFDPTAGFIEMAVRELGADRVIFGSHLPSRSLGTELCKVTAAQISEADKRLILGTNFRQLLTPGSE from the coding sequence TTGAACCACCCGGGATGTGAATTCAACCGACGTGAGTTTCTGACGACATCTGCGACAGTCGGTTTCGCCGCCACTTTCGGCCTGAATACGACACAGTCTGCAAAGAACAAGACACCCGATCTTAAAATCATTGATACCAACGTCAGCCTGTTTCAATGGCCCTTTCGAAAGCTCCCGCTTGACGATACTCAGACACTGGTAAAAAAACTTCAAGTCCTGGGCATGGAACAGGCCTGGGCAGGCAGCTACGAGGGCATTCTGCATCGTGACATTTCGTCAGTCAATCAACGACTGACTGACGAATGTCGACGCTACCCCCAACTCATTCCCATCGGTTCCATCAACCCCACATTACCGGACTGGGAACACGATCTGCAACAATGCAGTCAAAAACATCAGATGCCCGGCATCCGCCTGCATCCCAACTATCACGGCTATACGCTCACAGATCCGCGTCTGCTGGCATTATTACAACAGGCCACCGCTGCAGGACTGTTCGTTCAACTCGCCGTCTCTCTCGAAGATATCCGCACCCAGCATCAATCACTGCAGGTTGCGGACGTAGATTTGACACTACTTCCGGAACTGGCAGCGAATGTTCCTGGACTCAGACTACAATTGTTAAACGCGAAACTCCGACCGGATCTGATCAACAAACTCAGCCAGGCACCAGGCATCTTCTTTGACACGGCCCGCATTGAAAGTACTGATGGCGTACCTGAGCTGGTGAAGCGTCTCCCTGCAGGTCGAGTCCTGTTTGGCACACACGCCCCTTTTCTGATTCCCGAAGCCGCATTAGTGCGTGTCTCTGAATCTTCGATCCTTAACACGGAAGAGCTGAAATTCGTACTGGCAGACAATGCGACTCAATTCTTTTCTGCCAGTAAAGCGAACCAGAAACAGCCTGACAGGATCCGAGTCAAAACAGACGATTCAAAAACAACAACTTCCCCACCTCAGACAGTTGGTCTGCCTGCCAGTAAAGTGCTGAAAGACTATCGCATCTGGGATTCGTATTTCACACCAGCCCATTCCCATCCGGGTAGAGATGGCAGCAGCAGTCTGATTGCCGAAATAGAACGGGCGATGCCCGCGATCAAAGCCGGAAAGTTTGAGAAACTCTGCTACTTCCCTCATGTCGGCATTGGGACAACGACGGACCGTGATCTGGAACAGACACTGCAAGCACATCCGGAACTTGTGGAAGGGCCGCTGAAACGCTGGCCTGATCTGCTGCTGGGCATGATTCAGCTCAATGCCAACAATGTGCCTGGTTCGCTGGACGCACTCAATCGCTGGTTACAGGACGGCCCGATGCGCGGCGTCTATTTTCCGGGAGGCGGACCAGCAGCTCTCACATGTACGCATCGCAATTTCGCCCCTCTCATCGAGCGGATTGCAGACTTGAATGGCGTAATCATGCAGCATACCTGGTTCATTACAGGAGGCAAGAAGAGCACAGGAATGTCGACTCCTTCCGAACTGGCAGTGCTGGCAGAACGCTTTCCGCAGCAGAAATTTATCTGCGCGCATTCCGGCGGTGAGTGGGAACGTGGCATTCGCGCAGTACGCGATTCGGAGAATATCCTTGTGGAAACTTCTGGTTTTGACCCTACAGCCGGCTTCATCGAAATGGCGGTGCGTGAACTGGGAGCCGACCGCGTTATCTTCGGCAGCCACCTGCCTTCCCGTTCGCTGGGAACCGAGCTATGCAAAGTCACGGCAGCACAGATTTCTGAAGCGGACAAACGTCTGATACTCGGCACCAATTTCCGCCAGCTGCTGACTCCCGGTTCTGAATAA
- a CDS encoding DUF1501 domain-containing protein, giving the protein MNSQPEPLSTRRDFFARTSDGVMGAALTHLLCQDFFGGTAALANDAPHAPRQYDLKPKQPHHPPAATSVIQLFMNGGPSQMDLFDPKPVLNKMDGKPFPGNIEDLGNSNTTSIGEMLGGQYKFARHGESGMWMADALPETAKMADELCLINSMWTDHPNHDNALYKIHSGRLFMGYPTLGSWTVYGLGTENQNLPAYVVLTDPLGAPKNGTRNWTSGFLPPTYQGTRLRPTGSPILNLKPQYDQPSAVTESARKLLNQLDFIHRDKRPHYPLLDARIESYSLAARMQMSATEALDLSSETQHTLTDYGIGAQETDSYGKRCLLARRLVERGVRFVQIFLEEQPWDSHADLAANHRAMCQRTDKPVAGLLRDLKQRGLLDSTLVIWGGEFGRTPTTQKSANGFSGRDHNMQAFTSWMAGGGIKGGTTYGVTDEFGHSVVENPVSVHDFHATILHQLGLHHQELFYTRSGLEERLTGVNPPRVVKEILS; this is encoded by the coding sequence ATGAACAGCCAGCCCGAACCACTTTCCACCCGTCGAGACTTCTTTGCCCGCACCAGTGATGGCGTCATGGGCGCCGCGCTGACACATCTGTTATGCCAGGATTTCTTTGGTGGCACCGCAGCACTCGCGAATGACGCTCCGCACGCACCCCGGCAATACGATCTCAAACCCAAACAGCCTCACCATCCCCCTGCAGCAACTTCAGTCATTCAACTGTTTATGAATGGCGGTCCCAGCCAGATGGATCTGTTCGACCCCAAGCCGGTTCTGAACAAGATGGACGGCAAACCATTCCCGGGTAACATTGAAGACCTGGGAAATTCGAATACCACGAGTATCGGCGAGATGCTGGGCGGGCAATACAAGTTCGCCCGACATGGAGAATCAGGCATGTGGATGGCCGATGCCCTTCCCGAGACCGCAAAGATGGCCGATGAACTCTGCCTGATCAACTCCATGTGGACCGATCACCCCAACCACGATAATGCCCTGTATAAAATTCACAGCGGCCGCCTGTTCATGGGCTATCCCACACTGGGATCGTGGACCGTGTATGGACTGGGAACCGAAAACCAGAATCTGCCCGCGTATGTCGTCTTAACCGATCCACTGGGCGCTCCTAAAAACGGCACACGCAACTGGACATCCGGATTTCTGCCTCCCACGTACCAGGGAACCCGGCTGCGACCCACCGGTTCGCCAATTTTAAATCTCAAGCCGCAATACGACCAACCCTCGGCTGTCACCGAGTCCGCACGCAAACTGCTCAATCAGCTCGATTTCATCCATCGTGACAAACGACCTCACTACCCCCTGCTGGACGCCCGGATCGAATCTTACAGCCTCGCGGCACGCATGCAGATGTCAGCCACAGAAGCCCTTGATTTATCGAGCGAAACACAACACACCCTGACAGATTACGGCATCGGCGCGCAGGAAACCGATTCGTACGGCAAACGCTGCCTGCTCGCCCGCAGACTGGTCGAACGGGGAGTCCGTTTCGTACAGATCTTCCTCGAAGAACAACCCTGGGACAGCCACGCCGACCTGGCCGCCAATCACCGCGCCATGTGTCAGCGAACCGACAAACCCGTTGCCGGCCTGCTCCGCGATCTTAAACAACGAGGCCTGCTCGACTCCACCCTGGTGATCTGGGGCGGCGAATTTGGACGCACTCCCACTACACAGAAATCCGCTAACGGTTTCTCGGGCCGTGATCATAACATGCAGGCCTTCACATCCTGGATGGCAGGCGGCGGAATCAAAGGGGGCACCACTTACGGCGTTACCGATGAATTCGGACACAGCGTGGTCGAAAACCCCGTCAGCGTCCACGACTTCCACGCCACAATCCTCCACCAGTTGGGGCTCCATCACCAGGAACTTTTCTATACGCGCAGCGGACTCGAAGAACGCTTGACCGGTGTTAATCCACCTCGTGTGGTCAAGGAGATCCTCAGTTGA